The Temnothorax longispinosus isolate EJ_2023e chromosome 4, Tlon_JGU_v1, whole genome shotgun sequence genome has a window encoding:
- the LOC139812479 gene encoding uncharacterized protein, translated as MNANAHVAITCFLLVTLIALTSGQLMSKEHRTHAASERANDLWCYRCFTMNDGEKCINLTGNTGNTSTYNHKCVDDKRICMVKRFSYTTSTENSTSSPKTWSLERNCTNKCEPGCIVIGERTKLYACTACCETNLCNNGTGTANDLTIKEIDLLLALALQAILTVIMYPS; from the exons ATGAACGCGAACGCACACGTCGCTATCACGTGCTTCCTGCTCGTCACACTGATCGCCCTTACAAGCG GTCAGCTAATGTCAAAAGAGCATCGGACCCACGCGGCTTCTGAAAGAGCCAACGACTTGTGGTGTTATCGGTGCTTCACTATGAATGACGGTGAAAAATGTATCAATCTCACTGGCAATACCGGCAATACCAGTACCTACAATCATAAATGCGTGGACGACAAAAGAATCTGCATG GTGAAGCGATTCTCCTACACCACCAGCACCGAGAACTCGACCTCCAGCCCGAAGACGTGGTCCCTCGAGAGAAACTGCACGAACAAATGCGAGCCCGGGTGCATCGTGATCGGCGAGCGCACCAAGCTCTACGCCTGCACCGCCTGTTGCGAGACTAATCTATGCAACAACGGTACCGGCACCGCCAACGACCTAACGATCAAAGAAATCGACCTCCTGCTGGCCCTCGCGCTCCAAGCGATATTGACCGTTATCATGTACCCGTCCTGA
- the LOC139812476 gene encoding uncharacterized protein, with protein sequence MHVPSLAVIFLLRLVSIAAHPTTTKVAAHQPVAPKKCCVAGYAFNEDLECVHAEPDKLNYTTYDAWRTISFQRSWRITTVIASVQGLSCRDDEEEDDAGSRHRPRDHPPVSSIFHASKDYCIENMINGTTVLIKCAKASSGVTPNRENSTKTRVIMKTTSTTTTTTTIITVTTITTITTTVSVANVSSQEDETGVVHHCNDLRSVFFWGAQTYMDTNVAHVVLSTIVVVVYLSVPELGRSIYNRAVLRHNVCLLLQGCLLTLLAYCNLCDVPISDDSETLLWILMQYFTNATVFWLNVICLDMALSITRFRWMTGSGQQTSQKENRRLLLYGVFAWGCAFLPAVVAVILEFCPGIPMDLPLKPNYRRYHDGPNYVVNIYFFGIPLLTLFWNNVLFVFTTYKIIRIRRSTEIATRNHTNALRKKYFLFLQLYLLMGAPWFFGLLFACMNKLVVMKICRLIWPILWLLMLATHRKLRRKLANKLRCVKKKPETGVATIS encoded by the coding sequence ATGCACGTGCCATCACTCGCTGTGATTTTCCTGCTACGCCTCGTCTCGATCGCAGCCCATCCGACGACAACGAAGGTCGCGGCGCACCAGCCGGTCGCGCCGAAGAAGTGCTGCGTCGCCGGTTACGCGTTCAACGAGGACCTCGAGTGCGTCCACGCGGAGCCGGACAAGCTCAACTACACCACGTACGATGCCTGGCGAACGATCTCGTTCCAACGTTCGTGGAGGATCACCACGGTGATCGCATCCGTGCAGGGTTTGAGCTGCCgcgacgacgaggaggaggatgACGCCGGTTCGAGACATCGTCCGCGCGACCACCCGCCAGTCTCTTCCATCTTTCACGCATCGAAGGACTACTGCATCGAGAATATGATCAACGGTACGACGGTGCTGATCAAGTGCGCGAAGGCCAGTTCGGGAGTGACTCCGAACAGAGAGAACTCGACGAAAACGAGAGTGATAATGAAAACTacgtcgacgacgacaacgacgacgacaatcATCACCGTGACGACTATTACTACCATTACCACCACCGTCAGCGTGGCGAACGTATCGTCGCAGGAGGATGAGACGGGAGTCGTTCATCACTGTAACGATCTGAGATCAGTGTTCTTCTGGGGCGCGCAGACCTACATGGACACCAACGTGGCCCACGTCGTCCTGTCCACCATCGTCGTCGTGGTGTACCTATCCGTTCCGGAACTCGGCAGAAGCATCTACAATCGCGCGGTGCTCCGCCACAACGTCTGCCTGCTGTTACAGGGGTGCCTGCTGACGCTTCTCGCCTACTGCAACTTGTGCGACGTCCCGATAAGCGACGACTCCGAGACGCTCCTGTGGATACTGATGCAGTACTTCACGAACGCCACGGTGTTCTGGCTGAACGTGATCTGCCTCGACATGGCCCTGTCCATCACGCGATTTCGCTGGATGACGGGATCCGGTCAGCAGACGAGTCAGAAGGAGAACAGGCGGCTGCTGCTGTACGGCGTTTTCGCGTGGGGCTGCGCCTTCCTAcccgccgtcgtcgccgtcatCCTGGAATTTTGCCCCGGCATCCCGATGGACTTGCCGCTCAAGCCGAATTACCGCCGCTACCACGACGGGCCGAACTACGTGGTGAACATATACTTCTTCGGCATTCCGCTGCTGACGCTCTTCTGGAACAATGTGCTGTTCGTGTTCACCACGTACAAGATCATACGGATACGACGGAGCACGGAGATAGCGACGAGGAATCACACCAACGCCCTCAGGAAGAAGTATTTCCTCTTCTTGCAGCTGTACCTGCTGATGGGCGCGCCGTGGTTCTTCGGCCTGCTCTTCGCCTGCATGAACAAGCTCGTGGTGATGAAGATATGCCGGCTGATATGGCCGATTCTGTGGCTCCTGATGCTCGCCACCCACAGGAAACTACGGCGTAAGCTCGCGAACAAGTTGCGGTGCGTCAAGAAGAAACCGGAGACCGGAGTCGCGACCATCTCGTAA
- the LOC139812481 gene encoding uncharacterized protein, with protein MLFRVKTKANLYASNFFVGQVTSCILRILSRRVCARFAHEQIQKILYIRSNNLKFDIRGDITRDKHASLARTPLSRDISVIIMSDQPFKARNAFHPADPPHGMQNYDVGALTRDQKQALNEMKMNTRKENEIYLKSHPEIRGFIGILLRHVLSKQPLIDIPEVVGTFFNRPRREIVADLLDYLSSADERSDITDDLRREVFRTTNVEASGSNNSSSDSDLCGCNRMNETRNFAWLNPLDLCKEEKRRDLHKSD; from the exons ATGTTATTTCGCGTTAAAACAAAAGCTAATTTATAtgcgtcaaatttttttgtcggtCAAGTTACCTCCTGTATTTTACGGATCTTGTCGCGTCGCGTCTGCGCGCGATTTGCGCAtgaacaaatacaaaaaatattatatatacgaagtaataatttgaaatttgacATACGCGGAGATATTACGCGCGACAAGCACGCTTCGTTAGCGCGAACTCCCTTGTCAAGAGATATTTCGGTGATCATTATGTCCGACCAGCCTTTTAAAGCCCGAAACGCTTTTCATCCCGCGGATCCGCCGCACGGCATGCAAAATTACGATGTGGGCGCACTAACGAGAGATCAGAAACAAGCTTTGAACGAAATGAAAATGAACACTCGAAAGGAAAAcgaaatttatcttaaatcaCACCCGGAAATTAGAGGCTTTATCGGTATTTTACTGAG GCACGTCCTATCGAAGCAGCCGCTCATCGATATTCCCGAGGTTGTAGGTACATTTTTCAACAGGCCACGTCGTGAAATTGTTGCCGACCTTTTGGATTACTTGTCGTCCGCCGATGAACGATCGGACATAACGGACGATCTTCGACGGGAAGTATTTCGAACGACCAACGTTGAAGCCAGCGGTAGCAACAACTCGAGCTCCGATTCTGACTTGTGCGGCTGCAACCGCATGAATGAGACTCGTAATTTTGCATGGTTAAATCCGCTCGATCTATGTAAAGAAGAGAAGCGACGCGACTTACATAAATCTGATTAA